A single genomic interval of Lathyrus oleraceus cultivar Zhongwan6 chromosome 7, CAAS_Psat_ZW6_1.0, whole genome shotgun sequence harbors:
- the LOC127104442 gene encoding uncharacterized protein LOC127104442, whose amino-acid sequence MARNRVNVGPHRPNYTSPLSEYILQSAFPPRWKVPKFTKFSRDTNESIVEHMARYLIEEGEIANNENLRIKYFPSYLTKNAFTWFTMLPANLIHDWTRLESLFHEQFYMGQLKISLKELAIVKRKFFEPIDNYLNRFHLLKARCFTQVPKHEMVEMAAGGLDYSIRKKLNTQYLRDMTQLADRVRQVEFLKAEKYRANKNNRMERVAYVKLDEDNPETCSDPLNLDERKVDLAELKQGPPYSCRVLAPSNGKNPVEPKKSDSFPKKTYTFNVTKCDEIFDLLVIDGQMIVPPGA is encoded by the coding sequence ATGGCAAGAAATAGGGTGAATGTTGGACCTCATAGGCCAAATTACACATCACCATTGTCTGAGTATATTCTACAATCAGCATTTCCCCCCAGGTGGAAAGTCCCCAAGTTTACTAAGTTTTCTAGAGACACTAATGAGTCTATTGTCGAACACATGGCTAGGTACCTAATAGAAGAGGGGGAAATAGCTAATAACGAGAACCTAAGGATAAAATACTTCCCAAGTTACCTTACCAAAAATGCCTTTACGTGGTTCACCATGTTGCCAGCGAATTTGATCCATGATTGGACTCGACTAGAAAGcttgttccatgaacaattctacatgggacagTTGAAGATTAGTTTGAAGGAATTGGCCATTGTCAAACGAAAATTCTTTGAGCCAATAGATAATTATTTGAATAGATTCCATTTGCTTAAGGCCAGATGTTTTACACAAGTGCCTAAGCATGAaatggtcgaaatggccgcaggtGGCCTtgattattccattaggaagaaacTAAATACCCAATATCTAAGGGACATGACCCAGTTGGCTGACAGGGTTCGACAAGTAGAGTTCCTGAAGGCTGAAAAATATAGGGCAAATAAGAATAACAGGATGGAAAGGGTAGCCTACGTTAAATTGGATGAAGATAATCCAGAAACGTGTAGTGATCCCCTAAATCTCGACGAAAGAAAAGTGGACCTCGCTGAATTGAAGCAAGGACCACCTTACTCTTGCAGAGTCCTAGCGCCTTCGAATGGGAAAAACCCAGTCGAACCAAAAAAGAGTGATTCTTTCCCTAAGAAGACATACACCTTCAACGTCACCAAGTGTGACGAGATTTTCGATTTATTAGTTATTGATGGCCAAATGATAGTGCCTCCTGGTGCTTAA